AAATTTGATCGCAGTAAGCCACATATCAATGTGGGAACAATTGGACACGTGGACCACGGAAAAACAACGTTGACGGCGGCGATCACGACCGTGTTGGCCAAGAGCAACACCAAGATCCAGGTGAAATCA
This genomic interval from Acidobacteriota bacterium contains the following:
- the tuf gene encoding elongation factor Tu (EF-Tu; promotes GTP-dependent binding of aminoacyl-tRNA to the A-site of ribosomes during protein biosynthesis; when the tRNA anticodon matches the mRNA codon, GTP hydrolysis results; the inactive EF-Tu-GDP leaves the ribosome and release of GDP is promoted by elongation factor Ts; many prokaryotes have two copies of the gene encoding EF-Tu), which gives rise to MAKEKFDRSKPHINVGTIGHVDHGKTTLTAAITTVLAKSNTKIQVKS